In Pungitius pungitius chromosome 2, fPunPun2.1, whole genome shotgun sequence, a single window of DNA contains:
- the LOC119206006 gene encoding protocadherin beta-16-like, with product MKKDYRVSSVGFMMAQMWITDLGGRGQSLFVILCLFKLSSVTGQARYSVPEEQAEGSFVGNIARDLGLDVARLLSGKARIITKESRQYVDLNRDKGTLVIKERIDREELCGKTTPCSFSFEVILENPIQLYRVTVEVIDVNDNTPSFPKEEISLNIVESVVSGTRFSLESAYDPDVGINDIQKYILRPVGYFKLEVQSQPDGGKSIEMVLQNPLDREKEETHSLVLIASDGGEPQRSGTVRIHITVLDINDNAPVCSQPVYKAEVRENSPEGTVVTTVSANDADKGANAEIKFSIAHVTREVKQLFEVNDKTGDITVAGKLDFEKSKTYQINVKASDQGGLSDTCKVTIQLIDENDNVPTIQLMSFVNLISEDSPPGTTIAVINVDDVDSDGNGVVKCSIDSDMPFKIESSLTGYYTIVNDNVLDRESIPEYNITITVSDQGSPPLTRRKHINVKVSDVNDNPPEFDQSEYSKTVPENNSPGFSVFTLRARDADWGQNARVSYFLEEKDINGAAVSSLVSVNSESGVIHAVRSFDFEQIKFLEFNVTARDAGSPPLSSAATVRLIVQDLNDNPPQVLYPVQTGGSLVAEMVPRSADVGYLVTKVVAVDVDSGQNAWLSYKLQKATDRALFEVGLQNGEIRTIRGVTDKDAVKQRLTVIVEDNGQPSRSATVIVNVAVADSFPEVLSEFTDYTQDKEYNDNLTFYLVLALAVVSFLFITCLVVIISVKIYRWRQSRVLYHSNLPVIPYYPPRYSDTLGTGTLQHVYNYEVCRTNDSRKSDCKFGTVGSQNVLIMDPSSTGTMQRIQSEKNILDEPDSPLEVSQIMLLRLHSVNSIKIVVLHCAYSQCGQHLSF from the coding sequence ACAGTACGTTGATTTAAACCGGGACAAGGGCACCCTTGTGATTAAAGAGCGAATCGACCGAGAAGAACTGTGTGGAAAGACGACGccctgtagcttcagtttcgaAGTCATTTTAGAAAATCCAATCCAGCTTTATCGAGTCACCGTGGAGGTAATAGACGTAAACGATAACACCCCGTCGTTCCCAAAGGAAGAAATCAGTTTGAATATTGTTGAAAGTGTTGTATCGGGGACTCGCTTCTCATTAGAGAGTGCATACGACCCCGATGTTGGAATTAATGACATTCAAAAATACATCCTCAGACCCGTGGGTTATTTTAAATTGGAAGTACAGAGTCAGCCTGATGGAGGGAAATCCATCGAAATGGTTTTACAAAACCCGTTAGACcgagaaaaagaggagacacACTCACTTGTGCTGATTGCTTCAGATGGAGGAGAACCACAAAGATCAGGGACAGTACGTATTCATATCACTGTGCTAGATATTAACGATAATGCGCCAGTTTGTAGTCAGCCTGTTTATAAAGCAGAAGTCAGGGAGAACTCTCCAGAAGGAACAGTAGTAACCACTGTGAGTGCCAATGACGCAGATAAAGGAGCCAATGCTGAAATAAAATTTTCAATAGCACATGTCACCAGAGAGGTTAAGCAGCTTTTTGAGGTAAATGACAAAACTGGAGATATTACAGTTGCAGGTAAACTAGATTTTGAAAAGTCTAAAACGTATCAAATAAACGTTAAGGCTAGTGACCAAGGAGGATTATCAGATACTTGCAAAGTTACAATCCAATTAATAGACGAGAATGACAACGTTCCTACAATACAGCTGATGTCATTTGTTAATTTGATTTCCGAGGACTCTCCTCCAGGTACAACTATTGCTGTTATTAATGTGGATGATGTAGATTCTGATGGTAACGGTGTTGTCAAATGCTCCATTGACTCTGACATGCCTTTCAAAATCGAGTCTTCATTAACAGGTTATTATACCATAGTAAACGATAACGTCTTAGACAGAGAAAGTATCCCTGAGTACAACATAACTATAACGGTCTCTGACCAAGGCTCCCCTCCTCTGACAAGAAGGAAACACATCAATGTAAAAGTGTCTGATGTGAATGACAACCCTCCTGAATTTGACCAGTCAGAGTACAGTAAGACTGTACCAGAGAACAATTCACCTGGGTTTTCTGTTTTCACTCTCAGAGCTCGTGATGCAGACTGGGGCCAAAACGCTCGGGTTTCTTACTTCCTGGAGGAGAAAGACATTAATGGAGCAGCTGTGTCCTCGTTAGTGTCTGTGAATTCAGAAAGTGGTGTAATCCACGCAGTGAGGTCGTTTGATTTTGAGCAAATCAAGTTTTTGGAATTCAACGTAACTGCTCGTGATGCTGGATCCCCTCCGCTTAGTTCAGCTGCTACAGTTAGATTAATAGTCCAAGACCTGAACGACAACCCTCCTCAGGTTCTGTACCCGGTCCAGactggaggctctctggtggctgagatggttcctcgttcagcagatgtgggctatctggtcactaaagtggtggctgttgatgtggactctggacagaatgcctggctctcctacaaactgcagaaagccacagacaggGCGCTGTTTGAAGTGGGCTTACAGAATGGAGAAATAAGAACTATCCGCGGAGTCACTGAtaaagatgcagtgaaacaaagactgactgtgatcgtggaggacaacgggcagccctctcgttcagctacagtcattgttaacgtggcggtggcggacagcttccctgaagtgctgtctgagttcactgactatacacaagacaaggagtacaatgacaacctgaccttctacttagtgttggctttggctgtagtttccttcctcttcatcacgtgtttagtggttattatatcagtgaagatctacagatggaggcagtctcgcgtcctgtatcactccaatctccctgtgattccgtattatccaccacgttactcagacactttggggACAGGGACTCTCCAACACGTGTACAACTACGAGGTGTGCAGGACGAATGACTCCAGAAAGAGTGACTGTAAATTCGGCACAGTCGGTAGTCAGAACGTGCTGATAATGGACCCCAGTTCTACAGGAACGATGCAGCGGATACAAAGTGAGAAGAACATCCTGGATGAACCAGACTCTCCTCTAGAGGTGAGTCAAATAATGTTGCTTCGCCTCCATTCCGTAAATTCCATTAAAATTGTAGTGCTGCACTGTGCGTATAGCCAGTGTGGACAGCATCTGTCTTTTTAA